A region of Microbacterium suwonense DNA encodes the following proteins:
- a CDS encoding purine-nucleoside phosphorylase yields MQDTLTHPLDAPDASPFDVAAQAADDIARLTGVARHDIALTLGSGWGKAAELIGETVATIPATEVTGFSRPALEGHVGTLRSIRARDGRNVLVIGARTHYYEGHGVRRVVHSVRTAAATGAKIMVLTNGAGGVRESWKPGQPVLISDHINLTADSPLEGATFIDLTDLYSARLREIARSVDPTLDEGVYTQFRGPHYETPAEVQMAKAIGGDIVGMSTALEAIAAREAGMQVLGFSLITNLAAGIQKTPLSHGEVIEAGRAAEPVISALLARVIEAL; encoded by the coding sequence ATGCAAGACACTCTCACGCACCCCCTCGACGCGCCGGATGCGAGTCCGTTCGACGTCGCCGCCCAGGCCGCTGACGACATCGCGCGCCTCACCGGGGTCGCCCGCCACGACATCGCCCTCACCCTCGGCTCCGGCTGGGGCAAGGCCGCAGAGCTCATCGGCGAGACCGTCGCCACGATCCCGGCCACCGAGGTCACCGGGTTCTCCCGGCCGGCTCTGGAAGGCCACGTGGGCACGCTGCGCAGCATCCGCGCCCGGGACGGGCGGAACGTGCTCGTGATCGGCGCACGCACGCACTACTACGAGGGCCACGGCGTGCGCCGCGTCGTGCACAGTGTGCGCACCGCGGCCGCCACGGGGGCGAAGATCATGGTGCTCACCAACGGCGCAGGCGGCGTGCGCGAGAGCTGGAAGCCCGGTCAGCCCGTGCTGATCAGCGACCACATCAACCTCACCGCCGACTCGCCGCTGGAGGGCGCCACCTTCATCGACCTGACCGATCTGTACTCGGCTCGCCTACGCGAGATCGCGCGCAGCGTCGACCCCACCCTCGATGAGGGCGTGTACACCCAATTCCGCGGCCCGCACTATGAGACCCCTGCCGAGGTGCAGATGGCGAAAGCCATCGGCGGCGACATCGTCGGCATGTCGACGGCGCTGGAGGCGATCGCCGCCCGCGAGGCCGGCATGCAGGTCCTCGGCTTCTCGCTGATCACGAACCTGGCCGCCGGCATCCAGAAGACCCCGCTCAGCCACGGCGAGGTCATCGAGGCGGGCAGGGCCGCCGAACCGGTGATCTCCGCGCTGCTCGCCCGTGTGATCGAGGCGCTGTGA
- a CDS encoding NAD(P)H-quinone dehydrogenase: protein METMSQTSFANRQSVAVLGGGPGGYEAALAAAQLGAEVTLVERLGVGGSAVLTDVVPSKSLIATADAAVAISEASDLGVQFYAKGAHGKPLKPEIAINLAAVNKRLLALAGQQSEDMRATLLEAGVRILSGQGRLEGPNAIVVSTGPGGTDFDRVEADTVVVSVGASPRELDAAKPDGDRILTWTQLYDMKALPEHLIVVGSGVTGAEFASAYMNLGAKVTLVSSRDQVLPGEDGDAAKVLEQVFTRGGMQVLSKARAEKVERTDAGVTVTLADGRTVDGSHCLMAVGSVPNTAGIGLEEAGIELNESGHVRVNRVARTSVPNVYAVGDCTNFFPLASVASMQGRTAVFHALGDIVIPLEQRKITANIFTAPEIATVGFSEQDIESGAADGIAYKLPLAANPRAKMMGIKDGFVKVIARKGSGTVIGGVIVAPKASELIYPLAIAVERRLNVDQVSRVFAAYPSLSTSITDATRAMHMVNIS from the coding sequence ATGGAGACCATGTCTCAGACTTCCTTCGCGAATCGGCAGAGCGTGGCCGTCCTCGGTGGCGGCCCCGGCGGGTATGAAGCCGCCCTGGCCGCCGCACAGCTGGGTGCCGAGGTGACCCTTGTCGAACGCCTCGGAGTGGGCGGATCCGCCGTGCTCACCGACGTGGTGCCGTCCAAGAGCCTGATCGCCACGGCCGACGCCGCCGTCGCGATCTCGGAGGCAAGTGATCTGGGCGTGCAGTTCTACGCCAAGGGCGCGCACGGAAAGCCGCTCAAGCCGGAGATCGCCATCAACCTGGCCGCCGTCAACAAGCGACTGCTGGCACTGGCCGGTCAGCAGTCCGAGGACATGCGGGCCACGCTGCTCGAGGCGGGGGTGCGCATCCTGTCGGGGCAGGGCCGGCTGGAGGGGCCGAACGCGATCGTCGTCTCGACCGGCCCCGGCGGCACCGACTTCGACCGGGTCGAGGCCGACACCGTGGTCGTGTCGGTGGGCGCGTCTCCTCGTGAGCTCGACGCCGCCAAGCCGGACGGCGACCGCATCCTCACCTGGACGCAGCTGTACGACATGAAGGCGCTGCCCGAGCATCTCATCGTGGTGGGTTCAGGCGTCACCGGTGCGGAGTTCGCATCGGCCTACATGAACCTCGGTGCCAAGGTCACCCTCGTCTCCAGCCGCGACCAGGTGCTGCCCGGTGAGGACGGCGACGCGGCGAAGGTGCTCGAGCAGGTGTTCACCCGTGGCGGCATGCAGGTGCTCTCCAAGGCGCGTGCCGAGAAGGTGGAGCGCACGGATGCCGGAGTGACCGTCACTCTCGCCGACGGCCGCACGGTCGATGGCAGCCACTGCCTGATGGCGGTGGGCTCGGTGCCGAACACCGCAGGCATCGGCCTGGAGGAGGCCGGGATCGAGCTGAACGAGTCGGGGCATGTGCGGGTCAACCGCGTGGCGCGCACCTCGGTGCCCAACGTGTATGCGGTGGGGGACTGCACGAACTTCTTCCCGCTGGCATCCGTCGCGTCCATGCAGGGCCGCACCGCCGTGTTCCACGCGCTCGGCGACATCGTCATCCCGCTCGAGCAGCGCAAGATCACCGCGAACATCTTCACCGCACCCGAGATCGCGACGGTGGGCTTCTCTGAGCAGGACATCGAGAGCGGTGCGGCCGACGGCATCGCCTACAAGCTGCCGCTGGCGGCGAACCCGCGCGCGAAGATGATGGGCATCAAGGACGGCTTCGTGAAGGTGATCGCCCGCAAGGGGTCGGGCACAGTGATCGGCGGCGTGATCGTGGCGCCCAAGGCGTCGGAGCTGATCTACCCGCTGGCGATCGCCGTGGAGCGCCGGCTGAACGTCGACCAGGTCTCGCGGGTGTTCGCCGCGTACCCGTCGCTGTCCACGAGCATCACCGACGCCACCCGGGCGATGCACATGGTGAACATCTCCTGA
- a CDS encoding acetyl/propionyl/methylcrotonyl-CoA carboxylase subunit alpha yields MPDIAKVLIANRGEIAVRIIRAARDSGISSVAVYADQDRDAMHARLADEAYALDGATSADTYLQIDKILSVARRSGADAVHPGYGFLAENAGFARAVIGAGMIWIGPSPEAIESLGDKVTARHVAEKVGAPLAPGTPGPVETAEEVVAFAKEVGLPIAIKAAYGGGGRGLKVARELDEVAELFESATREAVAAFGRGECFVEKYLDKPRHVETQCLADAEGNVVVISTRDCSLQRRHQKLVEEAPAPFLTDEQNAQLYSASKAILKEVGYVGAGTCEFLIGADGTVSFLEVNTRLQVEHPVSEEVTGIDLVREQFRIAAGGIIDYDDPTPQGHSFEFRINGEDPGRGFLPQPGPIKVFKTFGGPGVRLDSGVTAGDTVSGAFDSLLAKIIVSGRDRAEALERARRALDEFEVAGMPTVLPFHRKVVRDPAFTAEDGRFGVYTRWIETEFVNDIPAWDGELDDPAPAPGRHTVVVEVSGRRLEVSLPDRVTAPIAGTAGRPAAVPPSRRTHASTANSGASGDAVKSPMQATIIKIAVEEGQQVVKGDLVVVLEAMKMEQPLQAHKDGTVGNISAAAGTTVSAGHQLLTIS; encoded by the coding sequence ATGCCCGATATCGCCAAGGTCCTGATCGCAAACCGCGGCGAGATCGCCGTACGCATCATCCGCGCAGCCCGGGACTCCGGGATCTCCTCCGTCGCCGTATACGCCGACCAGGATCGCGATGCCATGCACGCACGGCTGGCCGACGAGGCCTACGCACTCGACGGGGCCACCAGCGCCGACACGTACCTGCAGATCGACAAGATCCTCTCCGTCGCCCGGCGCTCCGGCGCCGATGCCGTGCACCCCGGCTACGGGTTCCTGGCTGAGAACGCCGGGTTCGCCCGAGCGGTGATCGGCGCCGGCATGATCTGGATCGGCCCCTCTCCCGAGGCGATCGAGTCCCTGGGCGACAAGGTGACCGCCCGTCACGTCGCCGAGAAGGTCGGCGCGCCGCTGGCCCCGGGAACGCCGGGTCCGGTCGAGACCGCCGAGGAGGTCGTCGCCTTCGCGAAGGAGGTCGGCCTGCCCATCGCGATCAAGGCCGCCTACGGCGGTGGCGGGCGCGGACTGAAAGTGGCCCGCGAGCTCGACGAGGTCGCCGAGCTGTTCGAGTCGGCCACCCGCGAGGCCGTGGCGGCCTTCGGCCGCGGCGAGTGCTTCGTGGAGAAGTACCTCGACAAACCGCGTCACGTCGAGACCCAGTGCCTGGCAGATGCCGAGGGCAACGTCGTCGTCATCTCCACGCGCGACTGCTCGCTGCAGCGCCGCCACCAGAAGCTCGTCGAGGAGGCGCCGGCGCCGTTCCTGACCGACGAGCAGAACGCACAGCTGTACAGCGCGTCGAAGGCCATCCTCAAGGAGGTCGGCTACGTGGGCGCCGGAACCTGCGAGTTCCTGATCGGTGCGGACGGTACCGTGTCCTTCCTGGAGGTGAACACCCGCCTGCAGGTCGAGCATCCGGTCTCCGAGGAGGTCACCGGCATCGACCTGGTACGTGAGCAGTTCCGCATCGCCGCCGGCGGCATCATCGACTACGACGATCCGACCCCGCAGGGACACTCCTTCGAGTTCCGCATCAACGGCGAGGATCCGGGGCGCGGGTTCCTGCCGCAGCCGGGGCCCATCAAGGTGTTCAAGACCTTCGGCGGACCGGGTGTGCGCCTGGACTCCGGGGTCACCGCCGGGGATACCGTTTCCGGCGCCTTCGACTCGCTGCTGGCGAAGATCATCGTCTCCGGGCGCGACCGCGCCGAGGCGCTGGAGCGCGCCCGACGCGCCCTCGACGAGTTCGAGGTGGCCGGCATGCCCACCGTGCTGCCCTTCCACCGCAAGGTGGTGCGCGATCCCGCGTTCACCGCCGAGGATGGCCGCTTCGGCGTGTACACGCGCTGGATCGAGACGGAGTTCGTCAACGACATCCCGGCCTGGGACGGCGAGCTCGACGACCCGGCCCCGGCGCCGGGTCGGCACACCGTCGTCGTCGAGGTCTCCGGCCGTCGTCTCGAGGTGAGCCTGCCCGACCGGGTGACCGCGCCGATCGCCGGGACCGCGGGCCGTCCGGCCGCCGTGCCGCCGTCTCGTCGCACCCACGCCAGCACGGCCAACTCCGGCGCATCCGGTGACGCGGTCAAGTCGCCCATGCAGGCGACCATCATCAAGATCGCCGTCGAAGAGGGCCAGCAGGTCGTCAAGGGCGACCTGGTCGTGGTGCTCGAGGCGATGAAGATGGAGCAGCCGCTGCAGGCGCACAAGGACGGCACCGTCGGCAACATCAGCGCCGCCGCCGGCACCACGGTCTCGGCCGGGCACCAGCTGCTCACGATCAGCTGA
- a CDS encoding Maf family protein: MRVCLASTSPARLMLLRQAGIEPLTLAPEVDEDAEAASAAADRDAPLSPGELVLLLARAKAADVVRRLPEQHPDFDGIVIGGDSMFALDGEIYGKPYTPEAARARWERMRGATGVLHSGHSVFRVRPGADPVEATAVAEASVTFAADVTDAEIDAYVASEEPLFVAGAFTVDSLGGAFITRVEGDPSTVVGMSLSTLRMLAGELGVVWTQLWTAR, encoded by the coding sequence ATGCGCGTCTGCCTGGCATCCACCTCCCCCGCCCGCCTCATGCTGCTGCGGCAGGCGGGCATCGAGCCGCTCACCCTCGCCCCCGAGGTCGACGAGGATGCCGAGGCCGCGTCCGCCGCAGCCGACCGCGATGCGCCGCTGAGCCCCGGGGAGCTGGTGCTGCTGCTGGCCAGGGCCAAGGCCGCCGATGTGGTGCGACGGCTGCCGGAGCAGCATCCGGACTTCGACGGGATCGTGATCGGCGGCGACTCGATGTTCGCGCTGGACGGTGAGATCTACGGCAAGCCGTACACGCCCGAGGCCGCCCGCGCTCGCTGGGAGCGGATGCGAGGCGCCACCGGCGTGCTGCACTCGGGCCATTCGGTGTTCCGCGTGCGCCCCGGCGCCGATCCCGTCGAGGCGACCGCAGTCGCCGAGGCATCGGTCACCTTCGCAGCCGACGTGACGGATGCCGAGATCGATGCCTACGTCGCCAGCGAGGAGCCGCTCTTCGTCGCCGGAGCCTTCACCGTCGACAGCCTGGGCGGCGCGTTCATCACCCGGGTGGAGGGTGACCCTTCCACCGTGGTCGGCATGTCGCTGTCGACGCTGCGGATGCTGGCAGGCGAGCTCGGGGTGGTCTGGACGCAGCTGTGGACGGCGCGCTGA
- a CDS encoding response regulator transcription factor, whose amino-acid sequence MSTVALIDDHESVRLGLEAACLRDGAQEVVFSGATVKEYLAWRSASGSRPVDVVVLDLTLGDGTTVTENVATLVADGASVVIHSVADRPAAVREALVAGAAGVVSKSSALDDVLEAISTVARGEALNNVEWASAVDGDRDFADAQLSSREREVLRLYATGLPLKAVAERLGVAYSTAKENVTRIRVKYVEVGRPAPTKVDLLRRAVEDGIVAPEGLTSVG is encoded by the coding sequence ATGAGCACCGTCGCCCTCATCGACGACCATGAGTCGGTTCGTCTGGGACTCGAAGCCGCCTGTCTGCGCGACGGTGCGCAGGAGGTCGTGTTCTCGGGTGCCACCGTCAAGGAGTATCTGGCCTGGCGATCGGCATCCGGTTCCCGTCCCGTCGATGTCGTGGTGCTGGATCTGACGCTCGGCGACGGCACCACGGTGACCGAGAACGTCGCCACCCTGGTCGCCGACGGCGCCAGTGTGGTCATCCACAGCGTGGCCGATCGGCCTGCCGCAGTGCGAGAGGCGCTCGTGGCGGGGGCGGCGGGGGTGGTCAGCAAATCGTCCGCGCTGGATGATGTGCTCGAGGCGATCAGCACGGTCGCCCGCGGCGAGGCGCTGAACAACGTGGAGTGGGCCAGCGCCGTGGACGGCGACCGCGACTTCGCGGATGCCCAGCTGTCCAGCCGGGAGCGCGAGGTGCTGCGACTGTACGCGACGGGGTTGCCGCTGAAGGCCGTGGCCGAGCGCCTGGGCGTGGCGTACTCCACAGCCAAGGAGAACGTCACCCGCATCCGGGTGAAATACGTCGAGGTCGGCCGTCCCGCCCCCACGAAAGTCGATCTTCTGCGCCGTGCGGTCGAGGACGGCATCGTTGCCCCGGAGGGGCTGACGAGTGTCGGCTGA
- a CDS encoding sensor histidine kinase encodes MSAEARSLQDAWTSLPTPGDVGVGLGRFTGQRIDRILAIVGAIGSTALGAQALLSAVTTLTRPDWLHLTLMLVVFGPLLWMIVACAVGRWVRRVSGTFAVVYALALLLWPAVVDSTRNVPSDQPWIFFLVNIGVVAAVLAFPPRLQFAWALGLPLIYGFVRLTQGEFSRSFWVATGFDVSFTIILGMVIVSLAWMFRQVAAGVDDARAKTVEAYTAAAAASAAEEERVAMGALMHDSVLAALIAAERAASERERTLAVGMAREALTRLANTEASIAHEGSDEPVERTHIVAELRRTLSEQGADAVVEERGTPVELPGRVARAMVLAARQAIGNALAHAAGRGLHVVAESHAPNQLTLTVLDAGPGFDPDAIGEDRLGIRASIIARMAAIAGRSRITSDENGTTVELSWEKS; translated from the coding sequence GTGTCGGCTGAGGCGCGAAGCCTGCAGGACGCTTGGACGAGCCTTCCCACCCCGGGCGATGTGGGGGTGGGGCTGGGCCGGTTCACGGGTCAGCGCATCGACCGGATCCTGGCGATCGTGGGCGCGATCGGCTCGACGGCGCTTGGCGCCCAGGCGCTGCTGAGTGCTGTGACCACGCTGACCCGCCCGGACTGGCTGCATCTGACGCTGATGCTGGTGGTGTTCGGTCCGCTGCTGTGGATGATCGTCGCATGTGCGGTCGGGCGCTGGGTCAGGCGGGTGAGCGGCACGTTCGCGGTCGTCTACGCGCTGGCGCTGCTGCTGTGGCCGGCGGTGGTCGACAGCACGCGCAACGTGCCCTCCGACCAGCCATGGATCTTCTTCCTGGTGAACATCGGCGTGGTCGCGGCGGTGCTGGCGTTCCCACCGCGACTACAGTTCGCCTGGGCGCTCGGTCTTCCGCTGATCTACGGCTTCGTGCGTCTGACCCAGGGCGAGTTCTCGCGGAGTTTCTGGGTCGCCACCGGCTTCGATGTGTCGTTCACGATCATCCTCGGGATGGTGATCGTGTCGCTGGCGTGGATGTTCCGCCAGGTGGCGGCCGGTGTGGACGACGCTCGGGCGAAGACGGTGGAGGCCTATACGGCTGCGGCCGCGGCCTCGGCCGCTGAAGAGGAGCGCGTCGCGATGGGTGCGCTCATGCACGACAGCGTGCTGGCGGCGCTCATCGCCGCCGAGCGCGCCGCCAGCGAGCGCGAACGCACCCTGGCGGTGGGCATGGCGCGGGAGGCGCTGACCCGGCTGGCCAACACCGAGGCATCGATCGCGCATGAGGGCAGTGACGAGCCGGTCGAGCGGACCCATATCGTCGCCGAGCTGCGCCGCACGTTGTCGGAGCAGGGCGCGGATGCCGTGGTCGAGGAGCGCGGCACGCCCGTCGAACTGCCCGGCCGGGTGGCACGGGCGATGGTGCTGGCCGCCCGGCAGGCGATCGGCAACGCGCTCGCGCACGCCGCCGGCCGGGGGTTGCACGTCGTCGCGGAGTCGCACGCGCCGAATCAGCTCACGCTCACCGTGCTGGATGCCGGCCCCGGTTTCGATCCGGATGCCATCGGCGAGGATCGGCTCGGCATCCGGGCGTCGATCATCGCCCGTATGGCCGCGATCGCCGGAAGATCCCGGATCACCTCGGACGAGAACGGCACCACCGTCGAGTTGAGCTGGGAGAAGTCATGA
- a CDS encoding acyl-CoA carboxylase subunit epsilon, which yields MNTAASAGSDETPRIEIVRGTASEEELAALIAVVSDAYLHETEEAVAEEPRVSVWERTQRGLRKPLRRDIPWGRFSG from the coding sequence ATGAACACCGCAGCGAGCGCCGGGTCGGACGAGACGCCGCGCATCGAGATCGTGCGGGGAACCGCCAGCGAGGAAGAGCTCGCCGCCCTCATCGCCGTCGTCAGCGACGCCTATCTGCACGAGACAGAGGAGGCCGTGGCCGAGGAGCCGCGCGTCTCAGTCTGGGAGCGCACGCAGCGCGGACTGCGCAAGCCGCTGCGCCGCGACATCCCTTGGGGCCGGTTCTCGGGCTGA
- a CDS encoding acyl-CoA carboxylase subunit beta, translated as MASNGATTADARVESVTDTPDLSTTAAKIADLRARFDEAVVQPEKIAQQKQHAKGKMTARERIELLVDNGSFVEFDEYVRHRTTAFGMDRNRPYGDSVVTGIGTIHGRTVAVYSQDFTTFGGSLGEVSGDKIIKIMEFALTSGMPVVGILDSGGARIQEGVLALSKYGEIFKMNTRSSGVIPQISIIMGPAAGGAVYGPALTDFVIMVDKTSQMFVTGPDVIKTVTGEDVGMEELGGAYTHNTRSGVAHYLASDEDDALDYARTLLSFLPDNNMAELPGYAADFDWETTDADQRLNTIIPDSPNQPYDIHTVIEHVVDEGDFLEVQPLFAPNIVIGFGRIEGRSVGIIANQPSQMAGTLNIEAGEKASRFVRFCDSFSIPIVTLVDVPGYLPGTDQEWTGVIRRGAKLIYAYAEATVPLVTVILRKAYGGAYIVMGSKQLGADVNLAWPTAEIAVMGGQGAVNILYRGEIKKAEENGEDVAAVRTRLANEYTYSVTSPFLAAERGEIDGVIEPANTRVAIAKALRALKGKRADLPPKKHGNIPL; from the coding sequence ATGGCATCCAACGGCGCAACGACCGCCGACGCTAGGGTGGAATCCGTGACGGACACCCCTGACCTCTCGACCACGGCCGCGAAGATCGCGGACCTTCGCGCGCGTTTCGACGAAGCCGTCGTCCAGCCGGAGAAGATCGCCCAGCAGAAGCAGCACGCCAAGGGCAAGATGACCGCCCGCGAGCGCATCGAGCTTCTCGTCGACAACGGCAGTTTCGTCGAGTTCGACGAATACGTGCGCCACCGCACCACCGCTTTCGGCATGGACCGCAACCGCCCGTACGGCGACTCCGTCGTCACCGGCATCGGCACCATCCACGGCCGCACCGTCGCCGTCTACTCGCAGGACTTCACCACCTTCGGCGGCTCACTCGGCGAGGTGTCCGGCGACAAGATCATCAAGATCATGGAGTTCGCCCTCACCAGCGGCATGCCCGTCGTCGGCATCCTCGACTCCGGCGGCGCCCGCATCCAGGAGGGCGTGCTGGCACTGAGCAAGTACGGCGAGATCTTCAAGATGAACACCCGCTCCTCGGGCGTCATCCCCCAGATCTCCATCATCATGGGTCCGGCCGCCGGTGGCGCCGTGTACGGCCCCGCCCTCACCGATTTCGTGATCATGGTCGACAAGACCAGCCAGATGTTCGTCACCGGACCCGACGTCATCAAGACGGTCACCGGCGAGGACGTCGGCATGGAGGAACTCGGCGGCGCCTACACGCACAACACCCGCTCCGGCGTCGCGCACTACCTGGCATCCGACGAGGACGACGCCCTCGACTACGCCCGCACCCTGCTCAGCTTCCTCCCCGACAACAACATGGCGGAGCTGCCCGGATACGCCGCCGACTTCGACTGGGAGACGACGGATGCCGATCAGCGCCTGAACACGATCATCCCCGACTCCCCCAACCAGCCCTACGACATCCACACCGTGATCGAGCACGTCGTCGACGAGGGCGACTTCCTCGAAGTGCAGCCGCTGTTCGCCCCGAACATCGTGATCGGCTTCGGCCGGATCGAGGGGCGCTCTGTGGGCATCATCGCCAACCAGCCCTCCCAGATGGCCGGAACCCTCAACATCGAGGCCGGCGAGAAGGCCAGCCGCTTCGTGCGCTTCTGCGACTCCTTCTCGATCCCGATCGTCACGCTCGTCGACGTGCCCGGCTACCTGCCCGGCACCGACCAGGAGTGGACGGGCGTGATCCGCCGCGGTGCGAAGCTGATCTACGCCTATGCCGAGGCCACCGTCCCCCTCGTGACGGTGATCCTGCGCAAGGCCTACGGCGGCGCCTACATCGTGATGGGCTCCAAGCAGCTCGGCGCCGACGTGAACCTGGCCTGGCCGACGGCGGAGATCGCCGTGATGGGCGGCCAGGGCGCGGTGAACATCCTGTACCGCGGCGAGATCAAGAAGGCCGAGGAGAACGGCGAAGACGTCGCCGCGGTGCGCACCCGCCTGGCCAATGAGTACACCTACAGCGTCACCTCGCCGTTCCTGGCGGCTGAGCGCGGTGAGATCGACGGCGTCATCGAGCCGGCGAACACCCGCGTAGCCATCGCCAAGGCGCTGCGCGCGCTGAAGGGCAAGCGTGCCGACCTGCCGCCCAAGAAGCACGGGAACATCCCGCTGTGA